The proteins below come from a single Excalfactoria chinensis isolate bCotChi1 chromosome 7, bCotChi1.hap2, whole genome shotgun sequence genomic window:
- the SGO2 gene encoding shugoshin 2 isoform X5 — protein MACRKASEASFVLDDVRERMREKKNGVLRAAKLNASIASKIKTKIINNSSIIKVSLKHNNKALALALSAEKANAQQLAKEKVILQKELEQCHFQNAFLRNRLCFQNSILKDLENIVESVKMARLSEYPTSPLYLSNGQKNSMTEDSWADYIADDHLLSTAAMPLRVPVSKPRNLRQQSGSSIAIQKSSLGFQTCVPDKPLETLSVSEDALPPQFAGKPQSHQEESGKNQSEGMGAQDAFLDSCPSRESLCATQQNLNNLSAPAWESCPLSYEDEMVKRFCIRLSQGHVTQRKRSTWFAASTQSSSADTIPHVASTRTTWCGITKDSSSFSEDNIQPQLKSPSSLPSPTEAAVSPSRRLPVKETSCDQPQAKETGCSVEVDSSSNEVMEFIPVKIRSKVDCKTDEKKSVKKTSSGRKKTNVIKTSAKNGSDIPQSKEKTQNAEKPILSEVAVWPSGSEASDMEQKACVGALDLKIRGSGVVQRSRSPNVRIRRTYVVNPPQLSDLGSGGLVQVEEDGIVEFQSMESSLLKVPDHTVLSHEDPSDDCSLQNLFLLRDRTSSVHASKEDSSNVTTKSIRQKTNRKTRVICQINDSVENLPSSMEKIPEAKAEKQCKNNQIKRKKTVTKSSCRGQKHEGNLDCVQTDFEKDEMVPSSCVPGSKASKIPRLQSVVAAQNNIKQTGKPQEKEQTKAVNTGSLEKEGNCKPRPRRKRKTSTSPETNSVAKQSDGAHVLCESSMELVSKQTVLINKYSCPTSLLSELGASLEEQIADVSLGSKFKELSQSFESSSVICSADLPVSCGLTDLPVSKSSESEGNGTLCPERSLLFKEKRTQEASEERNRVVSSFKRSQSSPSQEPEISPLQDLTNGRTPSLVPSLEEIPKRTSRRRPDPACYREPSLKCKLRQGDPFTNAEFFQSSVNKKKRRPKTKEQTKNIIKELLPVGLPSANASKLISVGDEKQEVM, from the exons ATGGCATGTCGGAAGGCCTCCGAAGCTTCCTTCGTCCTGGACGATGTACGAGAGCGGATGCGGGAGAAGAAAAACGGTGTCCTGAGAGCCGCTAAGTTGAACGCCTCAATTGCGtcaaaaatcaaaactaaaataatCA ACAACTCCTCCATTATTAAAGTTTCCCTAAAGCACAACAATAAAGCACTGGCACTGGCCCTCAGTGCAGAGAAAGCTAATGCACAGCAGCTTGCCAAGGAGAAGGTCATCTTGCAGAAGGAGTTGGAGCAGTGCCACTTCCAGAATGCTTTTCTGCGAAACAGGCTCTGCTTCCAG AATAGCATCTTGAAAGACCTTGAAAACATTGTGGAGTCAGTTAAAATGGCTCGGCTTTCTGAG TATCCTACTAGTCCTTTGTACCTGTCTAATGGCCAGAAGAACAGCATGACTGAAGATAGCTGGGCTGATTATATTGCAGATGATCATCTTCTGAG CACTGCAGCGATGCCACTGAGGGTACCCGTTTCAAAGCCAAGAAATTTGAGACAGCAAAGTGGCAGTTCCATAGCAATACAGAAGTCCTCATTAGGTTTTCAGACTTGTGTTCCTGATAAGCCTCTGGAAACTTTGTCTGTTTCTGAAGATGCTTTGCCACCACAGTTTGCTGGGAAGCCTCAGTCCCACCAGGAAGAAAGTGGGAAGAACCAGAGTGAAGGAATGGGAGCACAAGATGCTTTTCTTGACTCATGCCCCTCTAGAG AGTCCTTGTGTGCTACCCAACAAAATCTCAACAATTTGTCAGCACCTGCTTGGGAAAGTTGTCCACTTTCGTATGAAGATGAAATGGTGAAGCGCTTCTGTATTCGTCTCTCACAAGGGCATGTTACACAGAGAAAACGTTCAACTTGGTTTGCAGCAAGCACTCAGTCTTCAAGTGCCGATACCATTCCACATGTCGCTTCAACTCGGACAACCTGGTGTGGTATTACAAAGGATAGCAGCAGCTTCAGTGAGGACAACATACAGCCACAGCTGAAGTCTCCCAGCTCACTGCCTTCCCCTACTGAAGCTGCTGTTAGTCCCAGTAGAAGACTTCCAGTTAAAGAAACTTCTTGTGATCAGCCACAGGCTAAAGAAACTGGGTGTAGTGTTGAAGTAGATTCCAGCTCCAATGAGGTCATGGAGTTCATTCCTGTAAAGATTAGAAGTAAAGTTGACTGTAAAACTGATGAGAAAAAGTCTGTTAAAAAAACAAgttcaggaagaaagaaaacaaatgtgatcAAAACCAGTGCAAAAAATGGTTCTGATATACcccaaagcaaagagaaaacccAAAATGCAGAGAAGCCTATTTTGTCAGAAGTTGCAGTATGGCCTAGTGGGTCAGAGGCTTCTGATATGGAGCAGAAGGCTTGTGTTGGAGCTTTAGACTTGAAGATCAGGGGCTCTGGTGTGGTGCAGCGTTCACGTTCTCCTAATGTCAGAATCAGAAGAACGTATGTGGTGAACCCACCACAGCTGAGTGATCTTGGAAGTGGTGGCTTAGTACAAGTTGAGGAAGATGGAATTGTTGAGTTCCAAAGCATGGAGAGCAGCTTGTTAAAAGTCCCAGATCATACTGTCTTGAGTCATGAAGATCCCTCAGATGATTGCAGTCtgcaaaatttatttttgttgaggGATAGGACTTCAAGTGTGCATGCTTCAAAGGAAGACTCATCAAATGTGACCACAAAGAGTATCAGACAGAAAACCAATAGAAAAACTAGAGTAATTTGTCAAATAAATGACTCTGTGGAGAATTTGCCGAGCAGCATGGAAAAAATACCTGAGGCCAAAGCTGAAAAGCAATGTAAAAACAATCAgataaagaggaagaaaactgtcaCAAAAAGCAGTTGTAGAGGTCAGAAACATGAAG GAAACTTGGATTGTGTCCAAACAGATTTTGAAAAGGATGAAATGGTACCATCCAGTTGTGTTCCTGGGAGCAAAGCTAGCAAGATTCCCAGACTTCAGAGTGTGGTAGCTGCTCAGaacaatataaaacaaacaggGAAACCTCAAGAAAAGGAGCAAACTAAAGCTGTCAACACTGGTTCTTTGGAAAAAGAAGGCAATTGCAAACCAAGGCCTCGGCGAAAGAGAAAAACCTCCACTTCTCCAGAGACCAATTCTGTAGCCAAGCAGAGTGATGGTGCCCATGTCCTCTGTGAAAGTTCTATGGAACTTGTATCTAAGCAAACTGTGCTAATTAATAAATATTCCTGCCCTACCAGTCTGCTGTCTGAGCTGGGTGCTTCCCTGGAAGAGCAGATAGCTGACGTATCACTTGGAAGTAAATTTAAGGAACTTTCACAGAGCTTTGAGTCCTCCTCTGTGATCTGTTCTGCAGATTTGCCTGTCAGCTGTGGGCTTACAGATCTGCCAGTTTCCAAAAGCTCAGAGTCTGAAGGCAATGGGACTCTTTGTCCAGAAAGGTCTCtgctatttaaagaaaagaggacACAAGAAGCATCTGAGGAAAGAAACCGGGTTGTGTCAAGTTTTAAACGTTCCCAGAGTTCACCTTCACAGGAACCTG AGATCAGTCCGCTACAGGATTTGACCAATGGCAGGACTCCATCTCTCGTCCCCAGCTTGGAAGAAATACCAAAACGCACATCCAGGCGGAGACCGGACCCAGCCTGCTACAGAGAGCCAAGTCTCAAGTG CAAACTGAGGCAGGGTGACCCGTTTACAAACGCAGAGTTCTTCCAGTCCTCTGttaacaaaaagaagagaaggccCAAAACCAAGGAACAGACCAAGAATATCATCAAAGAACTTCTTCCTGTAGGACTTCCCAGTGCCAACGCAAGCAAACTAATATCAGTGGGTGATGAGAAGCAAGAAGTGATGTAG
- the SGO2 gene encoding shugoshin 2 isoform X4, with protein sequence MTKGCGPAGRRAMACRKASEASFVLDDVRERMREKKNGVLRAAKLNASIASKIKTKIINNSSIIKVSLKHNNKALALALSAEKANAQQLAKEKVILQKELEQCHFQNAFLRNRLCFQNSILKDLENIVESVKMARLSEYPTSPLYLSNGQKNSMTEDSWADYIADDHLLSTAAMPLRVPVSKPRNLRQQSGSSIAIQKSSLGFQTCVPDKPLETLSVSEDALPPQFAGKPQSHQEESGKNQSEGMGAQDAFLDSCPSRESLCATQQNLNNLSAPAWESCPLSYEDEMVKRFCIRLSQGHVTQRKRSTWFAASTQSSSADTIPHVASTRTTWCGITKDSSSFSEDNIQPQLKSPSSLPSPTEAAVSPSRRLPVKETSCDQPQAKETGCSVEVDSSSNEVMEFIPVKIRSKVDCKTDEKKSVKKTSSGRKKTNVIKTSAKNGSDIPQSKEKTQNAEKPILSEVAVWPSGSEASDMEQKACVGALDLKIRGSGVVQRSRSPNVRIRRTYVVNPPQLSDLGSGGLVQVEEDGIVEFQSMESSLLKVPDHTVLSHEDPSDDCSLQNLFLLRDRTSSVHASKEDSSNVTTKSIRQKTNRKTRVICQINDSVENLPSSMEKIPEAKAEKQCKNNQIKRKKTVTKSSCRGQKHEGNLDCVQTDFEKDEMVPSSCVPGSKASKIPRLQSVVAAQNNIKQTGKPQEKEQTKAVNTGSLEKEGNCKPRPRRKRKTSTSPETNSVAKQSDGAHVLCESSMELVSKQTVLINKYSCPTSLLSELGASLEEQIADVSLGSKFKELSQSFESSSVICSADLPVSCGLTDLPVSKSSESEGNGTLCPERSLLFKEKRTQEASEERNRVVSSFKRSQSSPSQEPEISPLQDLTNGRTPSLVPSLEEIPKRTSRRRPDPACYREPSLKCKLRQGDPFTNAEFFQSSVNKKKRRPKTKEQTKNIIKELLPVGLPSANASKLISVGDEKQEVM encoded by the exons ATGACGAAGGGCTGCGGTCCCGCTGGGAGGAGAG CGATGGCATGTCGGAAGGCCTCCGAAGCTTCCTTCGTCCTGGACGATGTACGAGAGCGGATGCGGGAGAAGAAAAACGGTGTCCTGAGAGCCGCTAAGTTGAACGCCTCAATTGCGtcaaaaatcaaaactaaaataatCA ACAACTCCTCCATTATTAAAGTTTCCCTAAAGCACAACAATAAAGCACTGGCACTGGCCCTCAGTGCAGAGAAAGCTAATGCACAGCAGCTTGCCAAGGAGAAGGTCATCTTGCAGAAGGAGTTGGAGCAGTGCCACTTCCAGAATGCTTTTCTGCGAAACAGGCTCTGCTTCCAG AATAGCATCTTGAAAGACCTTGAAAACATTGTGGAGTCAGTTAAAATGGCTCGGCTTTCTGAG TATCCTACTAGTCCTTTGTACCTGTCTAATGGCCAGAAGAACAGCATGACTGAAGATAGCTGGGCTGATTATATTGCAGATGATCATCTTCTGAG CACTGCAGCGATGCCACTGAGGGTACCCGTTTCAAAGCCAAGAAATTTGAGACAGCAAAGTGGCAGTTCCATAGCAATACAGAAGTCCTCATTAGGTTTTCAGACTTGTGTTCCTGATAAGCCTCTGGAAACTTTGTCTGTTTCTGAAGATGCTTTGCCACCACAGTTTGCTGGGAAGCCTCAGTCCCACCAGGAAGAAAGTGGGAAGAACCAGAGTGAAGGAATGGGAGCACAAGATGCTTTTCTTGACTCATGCCCCTCTAGAG AGTCCTTGTGTGCTACCCAACAAAATCTCAACAATTTGTCAGCACCTGCTTGGGAAAGTTGTCCACTTTCGTATGAAGATGAAATGGTGAAGCGCTTCTGTATTCGTCTCTCACAAGGGCATGTTACACAGAGAAAACGTTCAACTTGGTTTGCAGCAAGCACTCAGTCTTCAAGTGCCGATACCATTCCACATGTCGCTTCAACTCGGACAACCTGGTGTGGTATTACAAAGGATAGCAGCAGCTTCAGTGAGGACAACATACAGCCACAGCTGAAGTCTCCCAGCTCACTGCCTTCCCCTACTGAAGCTGCTGTTAGTCCCAGTAGAAGACTTCCAGTTAAAGAAACTTCTTGTGATCAGCCACAGGCTAAAGAAACTGGGTGTAGTGTTGAAGTAGATTCCAGCTCCAATGAGGTCATGGAGTTCATTCCTGTAAAGATTAGAAGTAAAGTTGACTGTAAAACTGATGAGAAAAAGTCTGTTAAAAAAACAAgttcaggaagaaagaaaacaaatgtgatcAAAACCAGTGCAAAAAATGGTTCTGATATACcccaaagcaaagagaaaacccAAAATGCAGAGAAGCCTATTTTGTCAGAAGTTGCAGTATGGCCTAGTGGGTCAGAGGCTTCTGATATGGAGCAGAAGGCTTGTGTTGGAGCTTTAGACTTGAAGATCAGGGGCTCTGGTGTGGTGCAGCGTTCACGTTCTCCTAATGTCAGAATCAGAAGAACGTATGTGGTGAACCCACCACAGCTGAGTGATCTTGGAAGTGGTGGCTTAGTACAAGTTGAGGAAGATGGAATTGTTGAGTTCCAAAGCATGGAGAGCAGCTTGTTAAAAGTCCCAGATCATACTGTCTTGAGTCATGAAGATCCCTCAGATGATTGCAGTCtgcaaaatttatttttgttgaggGATAGGACTTCAAGTGTGCATGCTTCAAAGGAAGACTCATCAAATGTGACCACAAAGAGTATCAGACAGAAAACCAATAGAAAAACTAGAGTAATTTGTCAAATAAATGACTCTGTGGAGAATTTGCCGAGCAGCATGGAAAAAATACCTGAGGCCAAAGCTGAAAAGCAATGTAAAAACAATCAgataaagaggaagaaaactgtcaCAAAAAGCAGTTGTAGAGGTCAGAAACATGAAG GAAACTTGGATTGTGTCCAAACAGATTTTGAAAAGGATGAAATGGTACCATCCAGTTGTGTTCCTGGGAGCAAAGCTAGCAAGATTCCCAGACTTCAGAGTGTGGTAGCTGCTCAGaacaatataaaacaaacaggGAAACCTCAAGAAAAGGAGCAAACTAAAGCTGTCAACACTGGTTCTTTGGAAAAAGAAGGCAATTGCAAACCAAGGCCTCGGCGAAAGAGAAAAACCTCCACTTCTCCAGAGACCAATTCTGTAGCCAAGCAGAGTGATGGTGCCCATGTCCTCTGTGAAAGTTCTATGGAACTTGTATCTAAGCAAACTGTGCTAATTAATAAATATTCCTGCCCTACCAGTCTGCTGTCTGAGCTGGGTGCTTCCCTGGAAGAGCAGATAGCTGACGTATCACTTGGAAGTAAATTTAAGGAACTTTCACAGAGCTTTGAGTCCTCCTCTGTGATCTGTTCTGCAGATTTGCCTGTCAGCTGTGGGCTTACAGATCTGCCAGTTTCCAAAAGCTCAGAGTCTGAAGGCAATGGGACTCTTTGTCCAGAAAGGTCTCtgctatttaaagaaaagaggacACAAGAAGCATCTGAGGAAAGAAACCGGGTTGTGTCAAGTTTTAAACGTTCCCAGAGTTCACCTTCACAGGAACCTG AGATCAGTCCGCTACAGGATTTGACCAATGGCAGGACTCCATCTCTCGTCCCCAGCTTGGAAGAAATACCAAAACGCACATCCAGGCGGAGACCGGACCCAGCCTGCTACAGAGAGCCAAGTCTCAAGTG CAAACTGAGGCAGGGTGACCCGTTTACAAACGCAGAGTTCTTCCAGTCCTCTGttaacaaaaagaagagaaggccCAAAACCAAGGAACAGACCAAGAATATCATCAAAGAACTTCTTCCTGTAGGACTTCCCAGTGCCAACGCAAGCAAACTAATATCAGTGGGTGATGAGAAGCAAGAAGTGATGTAG
- the SGO2 gene encoding shugoshin 2 isoform X1, with the protein MTKGCGPAGRRAMACRKASEASFVLDDVRERMREKKNGVLRAAKLNASIASKIKTKIINNSSIIKVSLKHNNKALALALSAEKANAQQLAKEKVILQKELEQCHFQNAFLRNRLCFQNSILKDLENIVESVKMARLSEYPTSPLYLSNGQKNSMTEDSWADYIADDHLLSTAAMPLRVPVSKPRNLRQQSGSSIAIQKSSLGFQTCVPDKPLETLSVSEDALPPQFAGKPQSHQEESGKNQSEGMGAQDAFLDSCPSRESLCATQQNLNNLSAPAWESCPLSYEDEMVKRFCIRLSQGHVTQRKRSTWFAASTQSSSADTIPHVASTRTTWCGITKDSSSFSEDNIQPQLKSPSSLPSPTEAAVSPSRRLPVKETSCDQPQAKETGCSVEVDSSSNEVMEFIPVKIRSKVDCKTDEKKSVKKTSSGRKKTNVIKTSAKNGSDIPQSKEKTQNAEKPILSEVAVWPSGSEASDMEQKACVGALDLKIRGSGVVQRSRSPNVRIRRTYVVNPPQLSDLGSGGLVQVEEDGIVEFQSMESSLLKVPDHTVLSHEDPSDDCSLQNLFLLRDRTSSVHASKEDSSNVTTKSIRQKTNRKTRVICQINDSVENLPSSMEKIPEAKAEKQCKNNQIKRKKTVTKSSCRGQKHEGNFGSSVGVQGIAGTRNSLGKHRRTYLVCPLDLTGNLDCVQTDFEKDEMVPSSCVPGSKASKIPRLQSVVAAQNNIKQTGKPQEKEQTKAVNTGSLEKEGNCKPRPRRKRKTSTSPETNSVAKQSDGAHVLCESSMELVSKQTVLINKYSCPTSLLSELGASLEEQIADVSLGSKFKELSQSFESSSVICSADLPVSCGLTDLPVSKSSESEGNGTLCPERSLLFKEKRTQEASEERNRVVSSFKRSQSSPSQEPEISPLQDLTNGRTPSLVPSLEEIPKRTSRRRPDPACYREPSLKCKLRQGDPFTNAEFFQSSVNKKKRRPKTKEQTKNIIKELLPVGLPSANASKLISVGDEKQEVM; encoded by the exons ATGACGAAGGGCTGCGGTCCCGCTGGGAGGAGAG CGATGGCATGTCGGAAGGCCTCCGAAGCTTCCTTCGTCCTGGACGATGTACGAGAGCGGATGCGGGAGAAGAAAAACGGTGTCCTGAGAGCCGCTAAGTTGAACGCCTCAATTGCGtcaaaaatcaaaactaaaataatCA ACAACTCCTCCATTATTAAAGTTTCCCTAAAGCACAACAATAAAGCACTGGCACTGGCCCTCAGTGCAGAGAAAGCTAATGCACAGCAGCTTGCCAAGGAGAAGGTCATCTTGCAGAAGGAGTTGGAGCAGTGCCACTTCCAGAATGCTTTTCTGCGAAACAGGCTCTGCTTCCAG AATAGCATCTTGAAAGACCTTGAAAACATTGTGGAGTCAGTTAAAATGGCTCGGCTTTCTGAG TATCCTACTAGTCCTTTGTACCTGTCTAATGGCCAGAAGAACAGCATGACTGAAGATAGCTGGGCTGATTATATTGCAGATGATCATCTTCTGAG CACTGCAGCGATGCCACTGAGGGTACCCGTTTCAAAGCCAAGAAATTTGAGACAGCAAAGTGGCAGTTCCATAGCAATACAGAAGTCCTCATTAGGTTTTCAGACTTGTGTTCCTGATAAGCCTCTGGAAACTTTGTCTGTTTCTGAAGATGCTTTGCCACCACAGTTTGCTGGGAAGCCTCAGTCCCACCAGGAAGAAAGTGGGAAGAACCAGAGTGAAGGAATGGGAGCACAAGATGCTTTTCTTGACTCATGCCCCTCTAGAG AGTCCTTGTGTGCTACCCAACAAAATCTCAACAATTTGTCAGCACCTGCTTGGGAAAGTTGTCCACTTTCGTATGAAGATGAAATGGTGAAGCGCTTCTGTATTCGTCTCTCACAAGGGCATGTTACACAGAGAAAACGTTCAACTTGGTTTGCAGCAAGCACTCAGTCTTCAAGTGCCGATACCATTCCACATGTCGCTTCAACTCGGACAACCTGGTGTGGTATTACAAAGGATAGCAGCAGCTTCAGTGAGGACAACATACAGCCACAGCTGAAGTCTCCCAGCTCACTGCCTTCCCCTACTGAAGCTGCTGTTAGTCCCAGTAGAAGACTTCCAGTTAAAGAAACTTCTTGTGATCAGCCACAGGCTAAAGAAACTGGGTGTAGTGTTGAAGTAGATTCCAGCTCCAATGAGGTCATGGAGTTCATTCCTGTAAAGATTAGAAGTAAAGTTGACTGTAAAACTGATGAGAAAAAGTCTGTTAAAAAAACAAgttcaggaagaaagaaaacaaatgtgatcAAAACCAGTGCAAAAAATGGTTCTGATATACcccaaagcaaagagaaaacccAAAATGCAGAGAAGCCTATTTTGTCAGAAGTTGCAGTATGGCCTAGTGGGTCAGAGGCTTCTGATATGGAGCAGAAGGCTTGTGTTGGAGCTTTAGACTTGAAGATCAGGGGCTCTGGTGTGGTGCAGCGTTCACGTTCTCCTAATGTCAGAATCAGAAGAACGTATGTGGTGAACCCACCACAGCTGAGTGATCTTGGAAGTGGTGGCTTAGTACAAGTTGAGGAAGATGGAATTGTTGAGTTCCAAAGCATGGAGAGCAGCTTGTTAAAAGTCCCAGATCATACTGTCTTGAGTCATGAAGATCCCTCAGATGATTGCAGTCtgcaaaatttatttttgttgaggGATAGGACTTCAAGTGTGCATGCTTCAAAGGAAGACTCATCAAATGTGACCACAAAGAGTATCAGACAGAAAACCAATAGAAAAACTAGAGTAATTTGTCAAATAAATGACTCTGTGGAGAATTTGCCGAGCAGCATGGAAAAAATACCTGAGGCCAAAGCTGAAAAGCAATGTAAAAACAATCAgataaagaggaagaaaactgtcaCAAAAAGCAGTTGTAGAGGTCAGAAACATGAAGGTAATTTTGGGTCTTCTGTAGGTGTTCAAGGAATAGCTGGCACAAGGAATTCACTAGGTAAACATAGAAGAACTTATTTGGTCTGTCCTTTGGATCTTACAGGAAACTTGGATTGTGTCCAAACAGATTTTGAAAAGGATGAAATGGTACCATCCAGTTGTGTTCCTGGGAGCAAAGCTAGCAAGATTCCCAGACTTCAGAGTGTGGTAGCTGCTCAGaacaatataaaacaaacaggGAAACCTCAAGAAAAGGAGCAAACTAAAGCTGTCAACACTGGTTCTTTGGAAAAAGAAGGCAATTGCAAACCAAGGCCTCGGCGAAAGAGAAAAACCTCCACTTCTCCAGAGACCAATTCTGTAGCCAAGCAGAGTGATGGTGCCCATGTCCTCTGTGAAAGTTCTATGGAACTTGTATCTAAGCAAACTGTGCTAATTAATAAATATTCCTGCCCTACCAGTCTGCTGTCTGAGCTGGGTGCTTCCCTGGAAGAGCAGATAGCTGACGTATCACTTGGAAGTAAATTTAAGGAACTTTCACAGAGCTTTGAGTCCTCCTCTGTGATCTGTTCTGCAGATTTGCCTGTCAGCTGTGGGCTTACAGATCTGCCAGTTTCCAAAAGCTCAGAGTCTGAAGGCAATGGGACTCTTTGTCCAGAAAGGTCTCtgctatttaaagaaaagaggacACAAGAAGCATCTGAGGAAAGAAACCGGGTTGTGTCAAGTTTTAAACGTTCCCAGAGTTCACCTTCACAGGAACCTG AGATCAGTCCGCTACAGGATTTGACCAATGGCAGGACTCCATCTCTCGTCCCCAGCTTGGAAGAAATACCAAAACGCACATCCAGGCGGAGACCGGACCCAGCCTGCTACAGAGAGCCAAGTCTCAAGTG CAAACTGAGGCAGGGTGACCCGTTTACAAACGCAGAGTTCTTCCAGTCCTCTGttaacaaaaagaagagaaggccCAAAACCAAGGAACAGACCAAGAATATCATCAAAGAACTTCTTCCTGTAGGACTTCCCAGTGCCAACGCAAGCAAACTAATATCAGTGGGTGATGAGAAGCAAGAAGTGATGTAG